In Ptychodera flava strain L36383 chromosome 17, AS_Pfla_20210202, whole genome shotgun sequence, one genomic interval encodes:
- the LOC139115233 gene encoding ESX-1 secretion system protein EccA1-like has protein sequence MFNKFLKDRTIYTWRDVPTNTKVEITETMGISELSADDTVRHVDFWATEPSLLSLGIHRNDGYGNKDNRSIKIPRFMAVEALLSPQDFPAYWSSSVMEVTAIVVHSEVRGHVMLLIRLESDIWVMHDDDCVTQFVMTPGILRYIQGGNRQDNVVIAIYSKAGIFSPHPLKLSDAAKKSAKERLQDSIDLSNRNSGSDMSREFVRRRLGRRLGCVVGMEDLKIKVEKLAVRAINNRARSKIKKQVEEPLNLLFYGPPGTGKTMFARLLAGCLYDVGILKEEKVVEIQRDNVVAQYVGESEKK, from the exons ATGTTCAATAAGTTCCTGAAAGATAGGACCATTTACACATGGAGAGATGTACCCACAAATACCAAAGTTGAAATAACAGAGACCATGGGCATTTCAGAGCTTTCTGccg ATGACACTGTCAGGCATGTTGACTTTTGGGCTACTGAACCAAGTTTATTGTCTTTAGGGATACACAGAAATGATGGTTATGGCAATAAG GATAATAGAAGCATAAAAATTCCAAGGTTCATGGCTGTTGAGGCATTGTTGTCTCCACAAGATTTCCCCGCATACTGGTCATCTTCTGTCATGGAAGTCACTGCCATTGTGGTACATTCAGAAGTAAGGGGCCATGTCATGTTGTTAATAAGATTGGAGTCTGATATCTG GGTCAtgcatgatgatgattgtgTCACTCAATTTGTCATGACACCTGGTATTCTGAGGTACATACAGGGAGGTAACCGACAAGATAATGTTG TAATAGCAATATACTCAAAGGCTGGAATTTTTAGTCCTCATCCTTTGAAGCTCAGTGATGCTGCTAAGAAGTCAGCGAAAGAaag ACTTCAAGACTCTATTGACCTCAGTAATAGGAATAGTGGATcag ACATGAGTAGAGAATTTGTCAGAAGACGCTTGGGTAGAAGACTTGGATGTGTTGTTGGTATGGAAGATTTAAAGATAAAAGTGGAGAAGCTAGCTGTAAGAGCAATCAATAACAGAGCGCGAAGCAAGATAAAGAAACAAGTAGAGGAGCCCCtaaatttgttattttatgGGCCACCAGGCACAGGCAAAACTATGTTTGCTAGGTTGTTGGCAG GATGCTTATATGATGTAGGCATATTAAAGGAAGAGAAAGTTGTTGAAATACAGAGAGACAATGTGGTCGCACAGTATGTTGgtgaatctgaaaaaaaatga